The Thermodesulfobacterium sp. TA1 sequence ATATGGAGTAAACTTTTCAAAAAGTTCGGTTAACATGATATAAATATTACCATTTTTTTAAAAAAAATAACCATAGATTCAATAAAAATCAAGATAAAAATACAAATAAAGAATTAAACATTAAAACGAAAATAGACGATGTCTCCGTCTTCTATCATGTAGTCTTTTCCTTCTAACCTTAAAGCCCCGACTTCTTTTGCTTTTTGAAAAGAGCCTATTTCTATATATTTAGTATAGTTAATGACTTCTGCCGCGATAAATCCTCGTTCTATGTCAGAATGGATTTCCCCTGCCGCTTCCTTAGCTTTAGTGCCTTGGGTGATAGTCCAAGCTCTGGTTTCTTTAGGCCCTGTAGTAAAAAAGGTTATAAGGTTAAGAAGTTTATAGCCTTTTCTTATAAGTTTATTAAGTCCTGGCTCTTTTAATCCTAATGCCTCTAAAAATTCTTTTTTTTCTTCTTCAGCAAGTTCTACCAATTCTTGTTCTATCTTGCCGCAGATGACTATTAAAGGAACTCCATCTTTTTGAGCCTTTTCTTTTATTTTGGCAACATAAGCGTTGTTTTCTCCTTCGGGAAGGTCTTCTTCAGACACGTTTGCTATATACATTAAAGGTTTTACCGTCAAAAGGCAAAGCACCTTTTCTAAAAAGATTTTTTCTTCTGGAGAAAAGAGGTCAAGATTAGGTCTTAAAAGCTTAAAGTTTTCTAAAAGATTTTTAGCCTTTTCTAAGGTTTCAAGTTCGGCTTTGGCCTTAGGGTCGTTTTTAGCCAGTTTAGCGGTTTTTTCTAACCTTCTTTCTATAGTTTGTAGGTCTGCCATGATAAGCTCTAACTCTATGATTTCTGCGTCTCTTACTGGATCTATCGAACCTTCCACATGAACGATGTCAGGGTCTTCAAAGCATCTTACTACATGGGCTATGGCTGCAACTTGTCTGATATGAGATAAAAACTGATTACCAAGCCCTTCTCCTTTAGAGGCCCCTTTTACCAGCCCTGCTATGTCTACAAATTCTATCGTAGCAGGGGTAATCTTTTTACTTTTTTCTAACCGGGCTATTTCATAGAGCCTTTGGTCAGGCACGTTAACTATTCCTATGTTAGGGTCTATGGTACAAAAAGGATAGTTAGCTACCTCAGCTTTAGCTGTTTGAGCCAAGGCATTAAAAATCGTAGACTTTCCTACGTTGGGTAAACCCACTATTCCTATGTTCATTTTCATCTTAAGTTTTTACCTCCTTTTAAGGTTTAGACCAACTTTTTTAGTAGATTGAAAAGGTCTTCTGGAAATTTGATAAGCTTGCCTTGGAGATCGATAGGCACATGGACGGTATATCCTTCAGCTACCAACATATTTTCTTTTTTAAAGGTATATTCAAAAACGATTTTGTGGGGTTTTAGTTCTTTAATCTTAGTAAGCACTACCAAAAGATCATCATAAAAAGCAGGGGCTTTATACCTTACATGAGCCTCAACCACAGGAAGCACCAGCTGGTAGGTTTCTTCTATCTGTTTATAACTGAGGCCAGTTTCTCGTATAAATTCTGTTCTGGCTATTTCCATCACCCTTAGATAGTTGGCATGATACATAACCTTTGCACAATCTGTGTCTCCATAGATTACTCTATAGGTTATAGACCTTTCCATTTTGGTACCTCTTGCAAAATAGATAATAAGAGTTATTTTAATTTTTATGAATACTGCTATTTTAGCCCAAAAAATCAAAAAAGTAATAGCAGGACCTAAAAAGATCACAAAACTTATAGAAAAGCTCGCAGACCAAATCATTAAAAAACAACCTTTATTAGAAAAAGTAGTGCTTATCGGCATTCAAACAGGTGGAGCACCCTTAGCTAACAGGTTAAAAAAGTTTATTTTTGAAAAAACTGGGGTAGACCTTCCTGTAGGATACTTAGACATCACCCTTTATCGAGATGATTGGACTAGAATTACTAATTATCCGGAAGTTAAAAGGACAGAAATTCCTTTTTCTATAGAAGATAAGATAGTTGTCTTGGTAGACGACGTTATCTATACAGGAAGGACGGTAAGGGCAGCGATGGATGCTTTG is a genomic window containing:
- the ychF gene encoding redox-regulated ATPase YchF; protein product: MNIGIVGLPNVGKSTIFNALAQTAKAEVANYPFCTIDPNIGIVNVPDQRLYEIARLEKSKKITPATIEFVDIAGLVKGASKGEGLGNQFLSHIRQVAAIAHVVRCFEDPDIVHVEGSIDPVRDAEIIELELIMADLQTIERRLEKTAKLAKNDPKAKAELETLEKAKNLLENFKLLRPNLDLFSPEEKIFLEKVLCLLTVKPLMYIANVSEEDLPEGENNAYVAKIKEKAQKDGVPLIVICGKIEQELVELAEEEKKEFLEALGLKEPGLNKLIRKGYKLLNLITFFTTGPKETRAWTITQGTKAKEAAGEIHSDIERGFIAAEVINYTKYIEIGSFQKAKEVGALRLEGKDYMIEDGDIVYFRFNV
- a CDS encoding thioesterase family protein; this translates as MERSITYRVIYGDTDCAKVMYHANYLRVMEIARTEFIRETGLSYKQIEETYQLVLPVVEAHVRYKAPAFYDDLLVVLTKIKELKPHKIVFEYTFKKENMLVAEGYTVHVPIDLQGKLIKFPEDLFNLLKKLV
- the pyrR gene encoding bifunctional pyr operon transcriptional regulator/uracil phosphoribosyltransferase PyrR, which translates into the protein MNTAILAQKIKKVIAGPKKITKLIEKLADQIIKKQPLLEKVVLIGIQTGGAPLANRLKKFIFEKTGVDLPVGYLDITLYRDDWTRITNYPEVKRTEIPFSIEDKIVVLVDDVIYTGRTVRAAMDALIDIGRPKKIELAVLVDRGGRDFPIEPTYKVFTVKNIGFNEYVSVYFSETHGKDQIVLEVYE